A window of the Besnoitia besnoiti strain Bb-Ger1 chromosome VI, whole genome shotgun sequence genome harbors these coding sequences:
- a CDS encoding hypothetical protein (encoded by transcript BESB_067020) produces the protein MVKRLAAEKEALQAAFEEQEQTHTCHIRNIQLLEANLENAVRQARAYKSDKSELKCRLQHLSQEDRIHTEQAQRTCDALSSEIRQARSSAEKLAAALKDCLLERRSILSFLTEVFSTPPDTSTLVKPSALQNAKHGGREIAGLMGNLEIEIHDAAMHLHHMLQRIREESKHNDAVFDASLQGCTVDELLHRLLQERRGSGTTCLLEDSCHCPTLPVTCRIDWRLEKDRYLRLKHVINRKVGQLLKLQKAAKSGISTPFYRCSLHHRSLCE, from the exons ATGGTGAAGAGGCTTGCTGCGGAAAAGGAAGCTCTACAGGCCGCTTTTGAGGAGCAGGAACAGACACACACCTGCCACATTCGCAATATCCAATTG TTAGAGGCCAATCTGGAGAACGCTGTCAGGCAAGCGCGCGCCTACAAGTCTGATAAGTCCGAGTTAAAATGCAGGTTGCAGCATCTATCGCAGGAGGATAGGATCCACACGGAG CAGGCTCAACGGACGTGTGACGCACTGAGCAGCGAGATCCGGCAAGCGCGCAGCAGTGCCGAGAAACTCGCCGCAGCCCTGAAGGACTGCTTGCTAGAGAG GCGCAGCATTCTGTCTTTCTTAACCGAAGTCTTCAGCACGCCGCCGGACACTTCGACGCTAGTAAAGCCTAGTGCGCTGCAGAATGCCAAA CATGGGGGACGCGAAATCGCGGGTCTAATGGGAAATCTTGAGATTGAGATCCATGACGCAGCGATGCATCTTCATCACATG ctgcagcgcatcCGAGAAGAGTCGAAGCACAACGACGCCGTCTTCGATGCGAGCCTGCAGGGCTGCACTGTCGACGAGCTTTTGCATCGCCTCTTGCAAGAGCGGCGTGGCTCGGGCACCACCTGCCTGCTGGAAGACAGCTGTCACTGTCCTACATTGCCAG TGACGTGCCGCATTGATTGGCGGCTAGAGAAAGATCGGTACCTAAGGCTGAAGCACGTCATCAACCGCAAGGTCGGTCAGCTGCTAAAACTGCAGAAGGCCGCCAAGTCAGGCATATCGACGCCTTTTTATAGATGCTCTCTCCACCATCGGTCGCTATGCGAATGA
- a CDS encoding hypothetical protein (encoded by transcript BESB_067040), with protein sequence MVRLRLIPSVVPSVYFIAAFLSCWRGGEILRARGIPGHNPGRIANDEPFLQGLSATDTYFASHEPSPRFSGFEAEGGGLLDVVNPAFWDAAKYLKLAEVPVEGNTALLDDEETLNDSDKMIQVEATPSVDYLTVEEVIPGSVSSNHSTTAPEVGNEHAISLRARKDGTEVEDASSAPLSALCSLAEVTVTYRDNEAHLLMFSAVITS encoded by the exons ATGGTGCGACTGCGTCTGATACCAAGTGTAGTGCCCTCGGTGTACTTCATCGCAGCTTTTTtgagctgctggcgcggcggggagaTCCTCAGAGCGCGTGGCATCCCCGGACACAACCCCGGGAGAATCGCCAACGATGAACCTTTTCTGCAGGGGCTATCTGCGACAGACACATACTTTGCTTCCCATGAGCCTTCACCCCGCTTCAGTGGATTCGAAGCAGAAGGTggcggcctcctcgacgTGGTGAACCCCGCGTTCTGGGATGCAGCGAAGTACCTGAAACTGGCAGAGGTGCCGGTTGAAGGGAATACAGCCTTGCTAGATGACGAAGAGACGCTAAACGACAGCGACAAAATGATTCAGGTAGAAGCAACTCCCTCCGTTGACTATTTGACGGTAGAGGAGGTTATACCAGGTTCGGTGTCAAGCAACCACAGTACGACGGCGCCAGAGGTGGGTAACGAGCACGCGATCTCGCTCCGAGCGCGGAAAGATGGTACAGAAGTCGAAGACGCGTCGAGCG CCCCCCTTTCTGCGCTGTGTTCCCTTGCTGAGGTGACGGTTACATACAGGGACAACGAGGCGCATCTGCTCATGTTTTCTGCTGTTATCACGTCGTAG
- a CDS encoding hypothetical protein (encoded by transcript BESB_067030), with the protein MAALQSAEEMAIPGSTYFGAFAETKPEEPTDEVLNELRTLLDHVRVSNCMDTVVKTQCTYSLDSPLSPCGLFVNLSTFLATSIDALPLDCLLRAANGASRSSTPSASAERCVRPSQRLYLHVCSKVDDEQAGKIHQKLAQASAKRPHDPGDDAQDSSARPPNGTENASAADQTDAPQPHKLAINVEGGFQIEENSGDACPSALSNTFVYSLVLLPPVLTLPANPYRASYLCAPASSSQDAEAAFHSHQLAQIAWERSLLKQLKFVQLSDKLPEMIRAACQALIEHRSTGAAASSAGLGAWEEEIKASKYASNLQQVADAPRVGPTDWRCADCGATANLWLNLSDGYIGCGRKLYGIGGGCADGREGAAIRHFEDTGKKYPLIVKLGTITPYSADVYSYAADEDSTVLDPHLPEHLAHFGINVQQLTKTEKSTNELALDWNVQHEWSRAMEADRELLPCNGAGCVGLRNLGNTCYINAVLQAVTSLPLFREKYVTLLPALFASLAPASAGSHAVASDFLLKQSALAAALQTPRYRLQHARRREAILHKIAQARRLAAETRTEAGEEVTPEMLHECEKQIAANASAAQCLAYLETDSVTPQLYRQLVGTLHAEFATSHQQDAEEFFSLLLQWLEERDREAKSRVREARQRLAASQGEGGNAEKELLLAAAFDEADATLAESALNKGKIEKLFTFAVEQRIECAETKQVRYSYTRQQILALPVPVDPAIQERFEQTQLEHEEAERRLKKRQKKAEEDGPGTDKDLEGRSSPDSTTTVSSENGVGGGFSPGGDEASCPPPPAQLPAFTLNECLESFLASTVLKDFYSSATGKRGEASKQLRLASFPPYLVVQLKRFFADKNWQAKKLYCPVLVPEEVNIAESRGSGLKAGEVLLPEEEDGGSRRPSAGGGAGAVTAFDEELLTTLQSMGFSENASKRACVAAQSSSPDACIDWLMSHMDDADLNDPLPSSSPSSSEADEAVAMICGMGFTVEQAKAGLLAVGSGGDVCGRAADWLLNHMDDLESAVRTVLAEAEQKNAKQEEDAEEEDSEPLDALSPFERARRGLDDNPQGRYKLHAFITHMGKNANSGHYVCHVKRGGKLVLFNDEKVAEAVEPPVDLGYIYVFRRSDIPGDEA; encoded by the exons ATGGCGGCTCTTCAGTCCGCGGAGGAGATGGCCATCCCCGGCTCGACGTACtttggcgccttcgcggaaACAAAGCCAGAGGAACCGACCGATGAGGTTCTGAATGAACTGCGTACCCTGCTGGACCATGTGCGCGTTTCGAACTGCATGGATACGGTTGTGAAAACGCAGTGCACCTACAG CTTGGATAGCCCGCTGTCGCCTTGCGGTCTGTTCGTTAACTTGTCGACCTTCCTCGCGACCTCCATCGACGCACTTCCTCTGGAttgccttctgcgtgcggcCAACGGCGCCTCGAGATCCAGCAcgccgtccgcctctgcggagagATGCGTCCGCCCAAGCCAGCGTCTGTATCTCCACGTCTGCTCGAAAGTCGACGACGAGCAGGCAGGGAAGATTCACCAGAAGCTAGCACAGGCTTCAGCCAAGAGACCGCACGACcccggagacgacgcgcaagACTCCTCAGCACGGCCGCCAAACGGGACGGAGAatgcgtctgccgcagaccagacagacgcgcctcAACCTCACAAGCTGGCCATCAACGTAGAAGGGGG ATTCCAGATCGAAGAgaacagcggcgacgcgtgccCGTCCGCGCTCAGCAACACCTTTGTATACTctctcgttcttcttcctcctgtcCTCACGCTTCCTGCGAATCCGTATCGCGCGTCTTACCTCtgtgcgccggcgtcttcgtcgcaaGACGCGGAAGCTGCGTTCCATTCGCACCAGCTGGCTCAGATCGCGTGGGAGCGAAGCCTGTTGAAGCAGCTGAAATTCGTTCAGCTGAGCGACAAGCTGCCTGAGATGATTCGCGCAGCGTGCCAGGCACTCATTGAACACCGCAGCACAGGTGCAgcagcctcctctgcggGACTAGGCGCGTGGGAAGAAGAGATCAAG GCCAGCAAATACGCGTCGAATCTGCAGCaggtcgcggacgcgccgcgcgtgggtCCGACAgactggcgctgcgccgacTGCGGAGCCACGGCGAATCTGTGGCTGAATCTGTCAGACGG GTATATCGGATGCGGCCGCAAGCTCTACGGAATCGGCGGCGGGTGCGCAGACGGCCGTGAGGGAGCAGCTATCCGGCACTTCGAA GACACGGGGAAGAAGTACCCGCTGATTGTCAAGTTGGGGACTATCACGCCGTACTCGGCGGACGTCTATTCGtacgcggcagacgaagactCCACGGTGCTGGACCCGCACCTGCCTGAGCACCTGGCACACTTCGGCATCAACGTGCAGCAG cTGACCAAGACGGAGAAGAGTACGAACGAGCTGGCTCTCGACTGGAATGTCCAGCACGAATGGTCCAGGGCGATGGAGGCGGATCGCGAGCTGCTTCCCTGCAACGGCGCGGGCTGTGTCGGCTTGCGCAACCTGGGCAACACGTGCTACATCAACGCCGTTCTCCAG GCGGTGACGTCGCTCCCGTTGTTCCGCGAGAAGTATGTgacgctgctgcctgcgctgttcgcgtcgctcgcgccggcttCGGCGGGGTCGCACGCGGTGGCTTCAGACTTCCTGCTGAAGCAaagcgcgctcgccgccgcgctgcagacgccgcgttACAGGTTGCAGCacgcgcgaaggagggaggcgaTTCTGCACAAaatcgcgcaggcgcggcgcctggcggcggagacccgcacggaggcaggcgaggaggtcACCCCCGAAATGCTCCACGAGTGCGAGAAGCAGATCGCCGCGAACGCAAGCGCCGCCCAGT GCTTGGCGTACCTAGAGACCGACAGCGTGACACCGCAGCTGTATCGGCAGCTCGTCGGCACGCTGCACGCGGAGTTCGCGACGTCGCACCAGCAAGATGCTGAggagtttttctctctccttctccagTGGCTTGAagagcgcgaccgcgaggcgaagagccgcgtgcgagaggcgcggcagcgactgGCCGCGTCtcagggcgagggcggaaacgcggagaaggagcttctgctcgctgcggcgttcgATGAAGCCGACGCAACCCTGGCGGAGAGCGCACTGAACAAGGGCAAAATAGAAAAACTCTTCACGTTCGCT GTGGAGCAGCGCATCGAgtgcgcggagacgaagcaaGTTCGCTACTCGTACACGCGGCAGCAGATCCTGGCGCTGCCGGTGCCTGTCGACCCCGCCATTCAGGAACGCTTTgagcagacgcagctcgAGCACGAGGAGGCTGAGCGCCGTCTCAAGAAgcggcagaagaaagcggaggaagacggtCCGGGCACAGACAAAGATCTCGAGGGGAGATCTTCGCCTGACTCCACGACCACAGTCAGCAGCGAAAACGGG GTGGGGGGCGGCTTTTcgccgggcggcgacgaggcctcgtgcccgcctcctcctgcgcagctccCCGCGTTCACGCTGAACGAGTGCCTCGAGAGCTTCCTCGCGTCGACAGTCCTGAAGGACTTTTACTCGTCTGCCACGGGGAAGCGCGGGGAGGCGTCGAAgcagcttcgcctcgcctcctttccACCGTACTTAGTCGTTCAGCTCAAGCGGTTTTTCGCCGACAAAAACTGGCAAGCGAAGAAGCTCTACTGCCCCGTGTTG GTGCCGGAGGAGGTGAACATTGCcgagtcgcgcggctcggggCTGAAGGCGGGCGAGGTGCTTCTGcccgaagaagaggatggTGGCAGTCGGCGCCCTTCAGCAGGGGGCGGGGCTGGCGCGGTTACGGCGTTcgacgaggagctgctcACGACGCTTCAGTCCATGGGTTTCTCTGAGAACGCGTCCAA gcgcgcgtgtgtcgcTGCGCAGAGCAGCAGCCCGGACGCATGCATCGACTGGCTGATGTCGCACATGGACGACGCGGATTTGAACGAcccgctgccctcgtcgtctccctcgtcgtctgAAGCCGACGAGGCCGTAGCGATGATCTGCGGGATGGGATTTACGGTGGAGCAGGCCAAGGCGGGCCTGCTGGCGGTGGGCTCTGGCGGCGACGtgtgcggccgcgcagcagactgGCTGTTGAATCACATGGACGACCTGGAGAGCGCTGTACGTACAgtgctcgcggaggcggaacagaaaaacgcgaagcaggaggaagatgcggaggaagaggacaGCGAGCCCCTCGATGCGCTCAGTCCTTTCgagagagcgcgacgcggatTGGATGACAACCCGCAGGGCCGGTATAAGCTTCACGCGTTCATCACACACATGGGAAAAAACGCAAACTCCGGTCACTACGTGTGTCACGTGAAACGTGGAGGGAAGCTCGTTCTGTTCAACGATGAAAAAGTCGCAGAAGCTGTGGAGCCGCCTGTTGACCTCGGCTACATTTATGTCTTCCGGCGCTCGGATATccccggcgacgaggcgtga